The sequence below is a genomic window from Candidatus Deferrimicrobiaceae bacterium.
GGGTGAACCGGTACCAGGACAAGTCCCTCCACTTCAAGCACTTCTTCGCGCGCAAGGTGATGTTCGTCAAATACGCCGCGGGATACGTCATCATGCCCGGCGGGTTCGGAACGCTCGACGAGTTCTTCGAATCGCTCACCCTCATCCAGACGGGGAAGATCCGCCGGTTCCCCGTCGTGATGATGGGGCAGGAGTACTGGGGCGGACTGCTCGCGTGGATGCGGACCACGATGGTCAAGAACGGGACGATCGCGAAATCCGACCTGGAGCTTTTCCACGTCACGGACGACCCGGTCCGCGCGGCCGCATTCATCATCCAACACCACCGGGACAGCATCCGGCCGGTCGGCGAGCGGCGGAAGAGGGATCTTCCCCCGGAGGATCCGCCCACCCTGTAGACGCCGGGGTTGGACAACCGTTGCGGGAAGGAGCAGCCGGATGGCGAAGAGGATCGTGATCTACACCACGTCGTGGTGCCCCGACTGCCGGGCGGCCAAGAAATTCCTCGCGTCGAAGGATCTGCCGTACGAAGAGATCGACATCGAGAAAAACCCGGACGCCGCGGAGATCGTCGTGAAGCTGAACGACGGCATGCGGAAGGTCCCCACGCTCGACATCGAGGGGACGATCGTCTCGGGGGATAAATTTCACCCGTCCCGGTTCGAGAAGGACCTGCGCGACGCGGGGGCCCTCTGACGCGTAACATCGGGGACGTTCTTAACCTTTTTTATGTCCGGGGCTGTGCGATCCCTTTTTCCCGGATGATTTTCCTCGGGGACTTCTCCAGGGGAAAAAGATTGAACATTATTTCATCCCGGATGTTCAACATTAAAAAGTTTAAGAACGTCCCCGCAGGAAAGTAACCACCTCCCGGTTGAACTCTTCCGCGTTCTCCGCGAACAGGCGGTGAGGAGCCCGGGGAAGGAGGACGAGCTTCGCGCCGGGGATGCGCCGGGCGATGCGGCGTGAATTCTCCGGCGGCACCAGCCTGTCCCCGTCTCCGGCGATCACCAGCGTCGGCGCCCGGATCGTCCCGAGCCGGTCCCACGCCGAATGTCCCACGGCCGCCGCCATCTGCGCGGCGTGCCCCTCCGTGGAAACCGGCTTTCCCAGCCTTCTTCGGACGAACGCCTCGATCTCCTCCGGGTGACCGCGCCGGTACTCTTCCGAGTAGAAGAAGGGGATCACCCGCCGAATCTCCTCCTCCGGGTCGTCCCCGGGAGAGCGGACGA
It includes:
- a CDS encoding TIGR00730 family Rossman fold protein, with product MEEFAGVETWRVFRIMSEFVEGFEALRNVGPAVSIFGSARARRNDWSYRNACKVAETLSRKGYSIISGGGPGIMEAANRGAQRGKGLSIGLNILLPEEQRVNRYQDKSLHFKHFFARKVMFVKYAAGYVIMPGGFGTLDEFFESLTLIQTGKIRRFPVVMMGQEYWGGLLAWMRTTMVKNGTIAKSDLELFHVTDDPVRAAAFIIQHHRDSIRPVGERRKRDLPPEDPPTL
- a CDS encoding glutaredoxin domain-containing protein, whose amino-acid sequence is MAKRIVIYTTSWCPDCRAAKKFLASKDLPYEEIDIEKNPDAAEIVVKLNDGMRKVPTLDIEGTIVSGDKFHPSRFEKDLRDAGAL